The sequence below is a genomic window from Oceanispirochaeta sp..
CCAGTGCTTTCTCATACTTGGATCCGGCAGATCCTGCTGAGAGAATAAGCCATTCTATTCTATACTCTTTTTGAAATTCCTGAAGACTATTCAACAGCCATGTAATCTTGTCATCTTCAACAAGGAGAATATCTTTCTTCAGATTCATAAGGGTTTTGAACAATGGATCGATTATAGATCCAAATAAATCTTCCTTATTTTTATAGTAGCGGTATAGATTCCCGACAGTCATTCCAGCAGAAGATGCAATGGCTCTCATTGATGCCTTTTCAAAGCTTTTTTTACGAAATTCTTTTCTTGCAGAAGTGACAATCCTCTGTCTTACTGATTCTTTTAATA
It includes:
- a CDS encoding TetR/AcrR family transcriptional regulator codes for the protein MQVLKESVRQRIVTSARKEFRKKSFEKASMRAIASSAGMTVGNLYRYYKNKEDLFGSIIDPLFKTLMNLKKDILLVEDDKITWLLNSLQEFQKEYRIEWLILSAGSAGSKYEKALDNVYALLQSTIKDVLEENNKQGSLAAPVASAILHGLRTILQTEKKNSPEVVQSFLQFMMSDLIDRAAS